One genomic segment of Sminthopsis crassicaudata isolate SCR6 chromosome 2, ASM4859323v1, whole genome shotgun sequence includes these proteins:
- the EPCAM gene encoding epithelial cell adhesion molecule: MALPRALALWLLLAAAAISMSWAGKACICETNKLTNCTEISPDECQCQAIGSPNIITCSTLATKCLVMKAEMTNSKSGRRKRPEGAFKDNDGIYDPDCDTHGHFKPRQCNGTALCWCVNTAGVRRTDKDSEISCSELVRTYWIGIELKHKSREKPFDSTILKNAIIKEFEHRYQLNQKYIKEITYENDVITIELMQNGTEKRSNDVDIVDVAYYFEKDVKGESLFYSSKLNLDINGEKLDLDPAQTLIYYLDEKAPEFSMQGLQTGIIAVIVVVVLALVAGIVVLVMSRKKRKTKYEKAEIKEMGEFHREPSA, from the exons ATGGCTCTCCCCCGGGCTCTTGCGCTCTGGCTGCTGCTCGCGGCCGCGGCTATATCGATGAGCTGGGCTGGGAAAG ctTGTATCTGTGAAACAAATAAGCTAACAAACTGCACTGAAATATCACCTGATGAGTGCCAATGCCAGGCTATTGGTTCACCAAATATAATCACCTGTTCAACAC TGGCTACAAAATGTTTGGTGATGAAGGCAGAAATGACTAATTCAAAGAGTGGGCGGAGAAAAAGACCAGAAGGAGCTTTTAAAGATAATGATGGAATATATGATCCTGATTGCGATACACATGGTCACTTCAAACCTCGCCAATGTAATGGCACTGCCCTTTGCTGGTGTGTGAATACAGCTGGAGTAAGAAGAACGGATAAGGATAGTGAAATATCATGCAGTGAACTAGTAAGAACATA tTGGATCGGCATTGAACTAAAACACAAATCAAGAGAGAAGCCTTTTGATAGTACCATCTTAAAAAA TGCCATCATAAAGGAATTTGAGCATCGTTATCAACTGAAccagaaatatataaaagaaattacg tatgAGAATGACGTTATCACtattgaactgatgcaaaatggtACCGAAAAGAGATCCAATGATGTGGACATAGTTGACGTGGcttattattttgagaaagat GTAAAGGGTGAATCTCTCTTCTATTCCAGTAAACTTAATCTTGACATAAATGGTGAAAAGCTTGACCTGGATCCTGCTCAAACTTTAATCTATTATCTGGATGAAAAGGCACCTGAATTTTCAATGCAAGGACTACAAACTGGTATTATTGCTGTCATAGTAGTTGTCGTTCTAGCACTTGTAGCTGGAATTGTTGTGTTG GTTATGtccaggaaaaaaaggaagacaaaatatGAGAAAGCTGAA ATAAAGGAGATGGGTGAATTTCACAGAGAACCTTCTGCATAA